In one Clostridia bacterium genomic region, the following are encoded:
- a CDS encoding phage portal protein, whose product MKIRKQLRGALKRLGGRVPAEAAGAETKTSTGEKRHTAALPSILNSYGRRADAMPKATPANLRRFAETPVARKAINTIKDRIAGMQWRVQPRRGRSLEGLRSGEERVQVLTDLFEQPNPDDSFRSMAEQVLEDVIVGGFGAIELQATGDAGRPLLLWPVDGATIKMRSDWDGRPDTPRYVQATGRFGADGQIVLNDDELSYIRLNPRTHTPFGLGRLEVAFETIAAFLGAHRYASRLASNSVVQYALWLQNLNPTQHERLIRWWQDEIEGTGKVPILSAESRPEVLRFGGGTDADLRLQWQEFLLRVIADAFDLPPLFLGLQSDVNRSTAGELGDQAFRTAIVPTAKLLAEHLTRDAIAKTLGWHDLEFVFTDVDAQNEREQAEIHEILLRSGVLTVDEVRRMRGLAPFSEKSQAS is encoded by the coding sequence ATGAAGATTAGGAAACAGTTGCGCGGCGCTTTGAAGCGCCTGGGTGGACGTGTGCCGGCGGAAGCTGCGGGCGCAGAGACGAAAACATCAACGGGGGAGAAGCGGCACACGGCGGCGCTGCCTTCCATTCTGAATTCATATGGGCGGCGTGCCGATGCGATGCCGAAGGCGACTCCGGCCAATCTGCGCCGCTTCGCCGAGACTCCGGTCGCGCGGAAGGCGATCAACACGATCAAAGATCGCATTGCCGGAATGCAGTGGCGGGTACAGCCGCGGAGGGGGAGGTCGCTGGAAGGGCTTCGGTCGGGCGAAGAGAGAGTGCAGGTATTGACGGATCTCTTCGAGCAACCGAATCCCGACGACTCATTCCGGTCCATGGCGGAGCAGGTGCTCGAAGACGTAATCGTTGGCGGCTTCGGCGCCATCGAGTTGCAGGCGACGGGAGATGCGGGGCGTCCGCTGCTGCTGTGGCCTGTGGATGGAGCGACGATCAAGATGCGCTCGGATTGGGACGGACGTCCGGACACGCCACGGTATGTGCAGGCAACCGGCAGGTTCGGAGCGGATGGACAGATCGTATTGAACGATGACGAGTTGTCTTACATACGTCTGAACCCGCGGACGCATACGCCGTTTGGACTGGGGCGGTTGGAGGTGGCGTTCGAAACGATTGCGGCGTTCCTGGGCGCGCATCGTTACGCGTCGCGCCTGGCGAGCAATTCGGTGGTGCAGTATGCACTGTGGTTGCAGAACCTGAATCCAACGCAGCACGAACGGCTGATTCGGTGGTGGCAGGACGAGATAGAGGGCACGGGCAAGGTGCCGATCCTGTCGGCGGAATCCAGGCCGGAGGTGTTGCGCTTCGGCGGTGGCACCGACGCCGACCTGCGGCTGCAATGGCAGGAGTTTCTGCTGAGGGTGATTGCCGACGCATTCGATCTGCCGCCGCTGTTCCTGGGATTGCAGTCGGACGTGAATCGCTCGACGGCAGGCGAACTGGGAGACCAGGCATTTCGGACGGCAATCGTGCCGACAGCGAAATTGCTGGCGGAGCACCTGACGAGGGATGCCATCGCGAAGACGCTAGGGTGGCACGACCTCGAATTCGTATTCACCGATGTGGACGCGCAAAACGAGCGCGAGCAGGCGGAGATCCACGAGATCCTGCTGCGCAGCGGAGTGCTGACAGTGGATGAGGTGCGACGGATGCGAGGACTGGCGCCGTTCTCGGAGAAGTCGCAGGCGTCGTGA
- a CDS encoding DUF3037 domain-containing protein: MPELRQCEFFLLRYVPDAVKNEFVNVGVVLVEASGDGPAFADVRFTKDWKRVRCLDPDVDLEMLEALEAEIRERLAEGAAGREWLVKRMEDSFSNAIQLSPTKAVLAHSPQEEIARLAQIYLERARRGARPESSRSVIFGRMRHEFERQGVWQFMRKAIPVAEFTHKGDPLKIDAAYRPNGVVRMFHAVSLETDVNLAKVLAFSFPQVREGIAKSEDAKAELTAIVEPELDRDDDAIAFALATLRGHDIGVATVADLPRIAERARRELKI; this comes from the coding sequence ATGCCAGAACTAAGACAATGCGAGTTCTTCCTTCTGCGGTACGTGCCGGACGCGGTGAAGAACGAGTTCGTAAATGTGGGCGTGGTGCTCGTAGAGGCGAGTGGCGACGGGCCAGCGTTTGCGGACGTGCGCTTTACGAAGGACTGGAAGCGCGTTCGGTGCCTGGACCCCGATGTCGATCTTGAGATGCTTGAGGCGCTCGAAGCGGAAATCCGCGAGAGGCTGGCGGAAGGTGCGGCGGGGCGCGAGTGGCTGGTGAAAAGAATGGAAGACTCGTTCTCGAATGCGATCCAACTGTCTCCGACGAAAGCAGTGCTGGCGCATAGTCCGCAGGAAGAGATTGCGCGGCTGGCGCAGATATACCTGGAAAGGGCGCGGCGAGGAGCCAGACCTGAGAGCAGTCGCTCGGTGATCTTCGGCAGGATGCGCCATGAGTTCGAGCGGCAGGGCGTGTGGCAGTTCATGCGGAAGGCGATCCCGGTTGCGGAGTTCACGCACAAAGGCGACCCGCTAAAGATCGATGCGGCGTACAGGCCGAACGGCGTTGTGCGGATGTTCCACGCCGTCTCGCTGGAAACGGATGTGAACCTGGCGAAGGTGCTGGCATTCAGCTTTCCGCAAGTGCGCGAGGGGATTGCGAAGTCGGAGGATGCAAAGGCTGAATTGACGGCCATCGTTGAGCCGGAGTTGGATCGCGATGATGATGCGATCGCGTTTGCGCTGGCCACGTTGCGCGGGCATGACATTGGCGTTGCGACCGTCGCTGACCTGCCGCGCATCGCAGAGCGGGCCAGGCGCGAGTTGAAGATTTAG